In a single window of the Deltaproteobacteria bacterium genome:
- the ftsZ gene encoding cell division protein FtsZ produces MRIEMMRVEEDTNDQKPKIRVLGIGGGGNNAINNMIKSQLSGVEFIAANTDLQALSSSLADQRIQLGTTLTKGLGAGANPEIGRNATLEDTEKIREALDGSDMVFITAGMGGGTGTGGAPVVAQMCKELGALTVAVVTRPFHFEGSRRLKQAEEGIKELRKAVDTLITIPNDRLIALATKKATFLEMLQKADEVLLYAVKGISDLIVVPGHINLDFADVKAIMSEMGIALMGTGLASGENRALEAAQRAISSPLLEDISISGARAVLMNITASSSLGFEEVTEASTLIRKEVHEEANIIWGTAIDESMEDDLRVTVVATGITPKEERVVMDLDRIRPTLPEVKADRGEDRETPTFVRKGKEIDKYGPRRPAKAPEYYFDEEELEVPTFIRKAAD; encoded by the coding sequence ATGAGAATAGAAATGATGCGGGTAGAAGAAGACACCAATGACCAAAAACCCAAAATTCGTGTTTTGGGGATTGGGGGAGGAGGAAATAATGCCATCAATAATATGATCAAATCCCAACTCTCGGGAGTTGAATTTATTGCGGCCAATACCGATCTTCAGGCCCTCTCCTCTTCCCTGGCCGACCAGCGCATTCAACTTGGGACAACCTTGACCAAGGGATTGGGGGCCGGGGCCAATCCCGAAATCGGGAGGAATGCTACTCTGGAAGATACGGAAAAAATTCGGGAAGCCCTGGACGGTAGCGACATGGTTTTTATTACCGCCGGCATGGGCGGCGGAACCGGAACCGGGGGGGCCCCGGTTGTGGCCCAAATGTGTAAAGAATTAGGCGCCTTGACCGTGGCCGTGGTAACCCGTCCTTTTCATTTTGAAGGGAGCAGACGGTTGAAACAGGCCGAGGAAGGGATTAAAGAACTACGGAAAGCGGTGGACACCCTCATCACCATTCCCAATGATCGTTTGATCGCCCTGGCTACTAAAAAGGCTACTTTTTTAGAAATGCTCCAAAAGGCCGATGAAGTCTTGTTGTACGCCGTTAAAGGGATCTCCGACCTGATCGTAGTCCCCGGACATATTAACCTGGATTTTGCGGATGTAAAGGCCATTATGTCGGAGATGGGGATTGCTCTGATGGGCACCGGACTGGCGAGTGGTGAAAATCGGGCCTTAGAAGCGGCCCAACGGGCCATTTCCAGTCCCCTGTTGGAAGATATTTCCATTTCCGGGGCCCGGGCGGTCCTGATGAATATTACGGCCAGCTCCAGCCTGGGCTTTGAAGAAGTGACCGAAGCTTCGACTTTGATTCGGAAAGAAGTCCACGAAGAAGCCAATATCATCTGGGGCACGGCTATTGATGAAAGCATGGAGGATGACCTGCGGGTTACCGTAGTGGCTACCGGGATCACCCCCAAAGAAGAAAGGGTCGTCATGGATTTAGATAGAATACGGCCCACCCTACCGGAGGTCAAGGCCGATCGGGGGGAAGATCGGGAAACCCCGACCTTTGTGCGCAAGGGGAAAGAGATCGATAAATACGGCCCCCGGAGACCGGCCAAGGCCCCGGAATACTATTTTGACGAAGAAGAATTGGAAGTCCCGACCTTTATTCGCAAGGCAGCCGATTGA